Within Microbacterium proteolyticum, the genomic segment GTTCGCGTCGCGCGGCTCGAGGTCGGCGGTGTAGTTCGACCGGTCGATGCCGCAAGAGACCGGGATGACGCCGTGGATGTCGATCGTCGACTCGAGGAAGTCCGCCGCACGGCGCGTGGGAGTGGTCACCGCGCGGGTGAGGGCGAACGTGCGCTTCGCGTCGGCCCAGGCGAGCTTGACGAAGATGCGGTCGAGGAAGTCGGGCAGCGTCGTGAAGTCGAGGATGTTCTCGGCCATCACGTGGTTGGTGGCGATGAGCGGGATGCCGCGCTTCTTGGCTTCGCGCGCGAGGCCGCGCCCGATGATGATGTGCGACTGGATGTGCACCACGTCGGGCTTCACGTCGTCGAGCACCCGTCGGGCGTAGTGCTTCGCCCGCCACGGCAGGACGAACGTCAGCCAGTCGTGCGGCAGGAAGCGCCACGACGGAAGACGGTGCATGGTCATCGGTTCGCCCTCGATGACCTCGGTGAACACACCGGTGTTGCGGTGCCCGTCGCTCGGCGCCATGACGTGGACGTCGTGTCCGCGCGCCACGAGACCGGCGGCGAGCCGCTCGGCGAAGCGCGCCGCGCCGTTGACGTGCGGGAGGAAGGTGTCGGCGCCGATCAGGACCCTGAGCGGGCGGTCGGGCGAGGGTGAGGGGGCGGGCGTCGCAGGAGTGGTCACGGGTGGTGAGGCCTATCTGTGCGGCGGAACGGGTCGCACGGTGCGGTGCATGCGCGTCACAACTGTACCCGAGCGGTTTTGGAGGACCCCGGATGCCGCCCGCGCGCGGGGCCCGTCGGCTGTCCACACGCTCCCGTTCCGCGCTCCTTTCGTTTGGGGCGGGTTCCTCCGTTTGGGGCGCGGGAATCTCGCCCCAAACGGCAGAACGCGCCCCAAACGCTGCGGGCGGCGTCAGCCGCGCGCGGCGCTCGGGTCGAGCACGGGCGCGCCGTCGTCGGCCGCGCTCTCGAACTGCGACTGGTAGAGGCGCCAGTAAGCGCCGTGCGCGGAGATCAGTTCGTCGTGCGATCCCTGCTCGACGATGTCGCCGTGCTCCATCACGAGGATGAGGTCGGCGTCGCGGATGGTCGACAGGCGGTGCGCGATGACGAACGATGTGCGCCCCTCCCGGAGGGCCGCCATCGCCTGCTGCAGCAGCAGCTCCGTTCGCGTGTCGACCGACGACGTCGCCTCGTCGAGGATCAGCACGGACGGCCGCGCGACGAACGCGCGCGCGATCGTGATGAGCTGCTTCTCGCCGGCGGAGACGTTCGCGGCATCCTCGTCGAGGACCGTGTCGTACCCCTCGGGCAGGGAGTGGACGAACTGGTCGACGCGCGTCGCGACGGCGGCCTCGACGATCTCTTCGTCGGTGGCCGACTCGCGTCCGTACCGGATGTTGTCGCGGATCGTGCCGGCGAACAGCCACGGGTCCTGCAGCACCATGCCGGTGCGCGAACGCACGTCGTCGCGGCGGAGGTCGGCGATGTCCTGCCCGTCGAGGAGGATGCGGCCTCCGTCGAGCTCGTAGAACCGCATGATGAGGTTGACGAGCGTGGTCTTGCCCGCGCCGGTCGGCCCGACGATCGCCACCGTCTGGCCGGGCTCGACGCGGAACGACAGGTCGCGGATGAGCGGCCGGTCGGGCGTGTACGAGAACCGCACCGACTGGAACTCGATGACACCGCGGCCCTCGACATGGGCCGGGGCGTCGTCGGCATCCGGGTCCTGCTCTTCGGCGTCGAGGAGCGCGAACACGCGCTCGGCCGAAGCGGTGCCCGACTGCACGACGGCGGCCATGCCGCCCAGCTGCGACAGCGGCTGGGTGAACTGCTGCGAGTACTGGATGAAGGCCTGCACGTCGCCGAGGCGGATCTGTCCGCCGGCGACCATCAGGCCGCCCAGCACCGCGATGCCCACGTAGGTGAGGTTCCCGACGAACATCATGCCGGGCATGATCATGCCGGAGAGGAACTGCGCCTTGAAGCTCGCCTCGAACAGCTCGTCGTTCTCGACCTCGAACTTCTCGCGCGCGTCCTTCTCGCGGCCGTACACCTTCACGAGCGCGTGGCCCGAGAACGACTCCTCGATGCGGGCGTTCAGGCGGCCGACCTTCTTCCACTGCTCGCCGAAGGCCTTCTGCGACTGGGGTCCGATGACGCCGAAGATCACCGCCATGAGCGGCAGCGAGACGAGGGCGACGAGGGCCAGCTGCCACGAGATGCTGAACATCATGATGAGCACGCCGACCACCGTCAGCACCGAGGTGAGGGCGCTAGAGAGCGATTGCTGCATCGTCTGCGTGATGTTGTCGATGTCGTTGGTCACGCGCGAGATGAGCTCGCCGCGCTGCACCTTGTCGAAGTACGACAGCGGCAGGCGGTTGATCTTGGCCTCGACGTCTTCGCGCAGGCGCCACATGGTGCGCACCATGATCACGTTGATGACGTAGCCCTGGATCCAGGACAGCAGCGACGAGCCGACGTAGATCGCGAGGACGGTGACGATGACGACGCGCAGCGCGTCGAAGTCGACCCCGGCCCCGACCTGGAAGTTGTCCATGGCGGAGACGATGTTGGCGACGTCGCCCTGCCCGGCGGAGCGGAGCGCGTCGACGACGGTGTCCTTCGGGGTGCCCTCGGGGAAGCCCTGGGCCAGGGACTTCGAGACGACGCCCTCGAAGATGATGTTCGTGGCGTTGCCCAGGACGCGCGGGGCGAGCACCGCGAGCACCACGCCGATCGCCCCGAGGAACGAGACGAAGGCGAAGGCCCACGCGTAGGGCCGCAGCAGACCGATGAGACGGCGGAAGCTCGGGCCGAAGGCCGCGGCCTTGCCCGGTGCGACGCTGTTCCAGTCGCCGGAACCCTGGCGGGCCTGCTCGGCGAGTTCGAGCTCGGCGCGTTCTTCCTCGGTGAGGGCGTCGGGCGTGCTCATGCTTCCACCCCCAGCTGCGATTCGACGATCTCGCGGTACGTGGCACTGGTCTGGAGCAGCTCGTCGTGGCTGCCGAGCCCGACCATCCGCCCGTCTTCGAGCACCACGATGCGGTCGGCTCCGGTGATCGTCGAGACGCGCTGCGCCACGACGATCTTCGTCACGTCCGGCAGTTCCTCCCACAGGGCTCTGCGCAATCGCGCGTCGGTGGTGAGGTCGAGGGCCGAGAAGGAGTCGTCGAAGACCAGGATGCGCGGGCGGTGCACGATCGCGCGGGCGATGGCCAGGCGCTGGCGCTGCCCGCCGGACACGTTCGTGCCGCCCTGGGCGATGCGGGCTTCGAGGCCGCCCTCCATCTCTTGAACGAAGTCGCGGCCCTGCGCGATCTCGAGCGCGCGCCACAACTCGTCATCGGTCGCCTCTTCTCGACCGAATCGCAGGTTCGAGGCGACCGTGCCGCTGAAGAGGAACGGACGCTGCGGCACGAGCCCGATGCCGCGCCACAGCTCGTCGAGGTCGGCCTCCCGCACGTCGACGCCGCCGACGCGCACGGCGCCGTCGGTTACGTCGAACAGGCGCGGGATGAGCGAGACGAGCGTCGTCTTCCCCGCTCCCGTCGATCCGACGATCGCGACGGTCTCGCCGGGAGCCGCGGTGAAGCTGATGCCCGAGACGACCGGCGCCTCGGCCCCCGGGTACGCGAACGCCACGTCGTCGAAGACGACCTCTCCCGGAGCGGGGAAGGCTGCGACGGGGTTCTCGGGACGACGGAGGGTGGAGTCGCTGTCGAGCACCTCGGTGATGCGCTCGGCCGAGACCGCGGCGCGCGGGATCATCACCGTCATGAAGCTGGCCATGAGCACGCCGCCGAGGATCTGGGCGACGTACTGGATGAAGGCGAAGAGCGTGCCGATCTCGACCCCGCCGGCGTCGACCTGGATGCCGCCGAACCAGATGACCCCGACCACGGTGACGTTCAGCAAGAGCATCGCGAGCGGGAACAGCAGGACGAAGAGCGAGCCGACCTTGCGACCCACGACGAGGATGTCGGTGTTCGCGCCGCGGAAGCGCTCTTCTTCGATGCGCTCGCGCACGAAAGCGCGGACCACGCGCACACCGGTGAGCTGCTCGCGCATGATGCGGTTCACCGCGTCGAGCTTGGTCTGGTAGCTCCGGAAGAGCGGCACCATCCGCGCGATGATCAGCGCGACCAGGACCAGCAGCACCGGCACCGCGACGCCGATCAGCCAGCTGAGGCCCACGTCTTGCTGCAGGGCCATGATGATGCCGCCGATCGCGAGGAGCGGGGCGCTGACGAGCATCGTCGCGCCCATCATCGCGAGCATCTGCACCTGCTGCACGTCGTTCGTGTTGCGCGTGATGAGCGACCCGGCACCGAACTGCGAGAGCTCCCGCTCCGAGAATCCGCTCACGCACTCGAAGACGTCGCGACGGATGTCGCGCCCGGCGGCCATCGCCGCACGCGCGGCGAAGTACGTGGCGATGACGGATGCCGTGATCTGCCCGAGCGAGATGACGAGCATGATCGCGCCGCGCGACCAGATGTATCCGGTGTCGCCCTGGGCGACGCCGAGGTTGATGATGTCGGCGTTCAGGCGGGGCAGGTACAGCGTCGCGACGGCGGACGCGGCCTGGAACGCCAGGATGGCGACGAGGAGCCAGCGGTATCTCGAGAGATACCGAATGAGGAGCTTTCCGAGCACGACGTTCTCCGGGAGTCCGATCGGGGCGGCACGACCACCGCGGATCAAGAGTGGCACGAACCTCCGACATCGCGGGAGCGCTTCCGCCGTCGGCGTACGACGACCCCGGCATCGTGGCATCCGGACTCGTAGGCTGGAGCCATGCCCCGACTCCAGGCAGACGCCCCCACCGACCTCTGGGTGCCCGTCACCGGCTCGCTCGGGCTGCGCGGCAGACGCCATCGCAAGGCCGCGATCCGGATGCTGCTGACGCAGGCGAACCGCGCGGTCGGCGCGACCGAGCGCCCGGGCAGCGGGCTTTTCGCCTGGGTGGCGAGTCAGGCCGCGCCGCTCCTCATGCGCCGCGCGGCCGGCCGCGTGCTGGTGTGGGTGTGGCGCAGCGACCCCGACCTGCTCGTCGTCATGGCGCAGTTGCAGGAGGCGACGTCGCAGCTGCGCGCCGCGCGCGCGATGATGCCCATGGAGTACGACGACACCGAGTCGTTCCCCAACCCGCACCTCGGGGTCGGCGAGAAGCTCGCGATGCCGCTTCCCACCGATACGCGCACGCCTCCCTTCGCGACCTACACGTGGGACACGGGCGCGCACTTCGTCACGGTCACCGCCGTGTGCGCCGACCGCGAGCGGTTCGGCACCGTGATCGCGGCCGTCGACGACGTCGCGCGGACGCTCCGGGTCGTGGACGACCTGCGCGTGGGCGAGTCGGCCACGGTGCTGCGGCTCGGTCCGGCCTGACGACGCGACCCCGCTCGACGGTGCGGACCGCGGGCCCTCACCGGTCGGGGTGCGCGAGATCGACCGCGTCGTCGGGCTGAACCCGACGCCGGTCGTGCGCGTGGGCGACGCGCTCGCTCGCCCACGACGAGATCGTCGCGACGATGAGACCGACGAGCACCACTCCCCCGGCCATGAGCACGACGGCGGCGAGTCGACCGACGACCGTGACGGGCGCGTAGTCGCCGTAACCGACCGTGGTCACGGTGCACACGGCCCACCACAGGGCGTCGCCGAACGTGCGGATGTTCGCCCCCGGGGCGTGCCGTTCGGTCTGGAGCACCACGAGGGCGACCTGCCAGATGAGCAGCAGCACGCTGCCGAGACCGTAGATGATCAGCTGCGCGCGCACCGAACTGCCGGCCGTGCGGGTGAAGCTCGTCAGCCGGGTCAGGGCACCCAGCAGCCGCACCGGCCGGAGGATCGGCACGAACACCACGGCGAGATCGAGCAGATGGGCCCGGAACCACACACCCCGCGGCCGCGCCCACAGCAGGCGCACAAGGTAGTCGCCGGCGAAGACGACCTGCACCGCGAGCATGAACGTGAAGGTGACGCCCTCCCAGCGCCCTCGGATGTCGCCGATCACCTGCGCGGTGTAGACGACCACCCACAGCAGGGCGAGGCCGGTGAGCGGCCAGTAGGTCCACGCCTCCCACCGCCGCGTCGCGGCGCTCTCGCCGCGTCGGCCCACCGGGGGAGGAACGGTTGCGAGCGTCATGTTCGCACTCTAGGACCGGCGATCACGCGCTGGCGAGGAGCGCCGGGCGCGGCCCCACAGAACGCGAGCGCCGCGAGCGGCCGCTGCGACACCTGTCGGAGGAGATCGCCGTGTGCCGGAGCCCGATCGGTGGAAGGGTGGAGGCATCCCTCGCCCGTGCATCACCCGGAGGACACGACATGGATGCCGAACGCCGCCGCATCGGCTTCCTTCTGTTCGACGGGGTGAAGGCGTTGGACTTCGTCGGCCCGGCCGAGGTGTTCTCCGAGGCGAATCTCGCGACCGAGGCGTACGAGATCCTGTTCTTCTCGCCCACCGGCGAAGGCGTCGAGGCGTTCATGGGGCTGCGCCTGGGCGTCGATGGCGCGGCCGCGGACAGCGGGCCGCTCGACACGGTGATCATCCCGGGCAGCGAGCTGGCCCCCGCCGTCTTCGACGACCCCGAGTTGCGCGCGGCGATCCTGTCGCTCTCGCAGAGATCGCGGCGGGTCGCCTCGATCTGCAGCGGCGCGTTCGGACTGGCGGCGACGGGCCTGCTCGACGGCTTCCCCGCGACCACGCACTGGAAGTTCGCCGACATGCTCGCCGACCGGTATCCGCTCGTCGCGGTGGACTCGGAGCGCATCTACACGCGGCAGGGCGACATCTACACGTCGGCGGGCGTTGCCGCCGGGATCGACCTCGCGCTCGCCCTGCTCGAGGAGGATCTCGGCACCGACGTCGCGCGCAGCGTCGCGCAGCACCTGCTGGTGTACATGCGCCGCTCGGCGGGGCAGTCGCAGTTCTCCGCGGCGCTGAAGCTCCCGGCTCCGCGGACGCCCCTCGCGCAGGCGGTGGCCGAGTACGTCTCGAACGATCCGACCCGGCCGACGACCGTGACCGGACTGGCCGCGCACGTGAACGTCAGCCCGCGGCATCTCACCCGTGTCATCCGCGAAGAACTCGGCGTCACGCCGAGCGCCTACATCGCGACGCTGCGGCTCGAGCTCGCCGTGAACCAGCTCGAGAACGGGCGTACGGTCGCCGAGTCCGCCGCGGCGGCGGGATTCTCGTCCGCCGCCGCGCTCCGCCGCGCGTTCGTGGACCGGTATCGGACGACACCGTCGGCGTATCAGCGGCGGTTCCGCGCATCGAGCGTCACGGACGCACCGTCCCCCGTGGAGGACGACCTCCCGTCCCCCGCCTGACCCGGGGTCAGAGCGCCTGCCGCCGGGGCACCCCGGACGCGAGGGACGGGGATGCCACGTACTCGGCATCCCCCTCGTCCTCCGCCCGCGCGCGGGCGACGAGATCGCGAAGAGCGGCGACGCCCGGGGTGCGCGGTTCTGCGAAGAAGACCGTGACGGTGTAGCCGGAGGTGCCGGGGACGGCGAGGGTCTCGCTGTGGAGGCGCACCCAGCCGTGCGGCTCGATGTGCACCATCGGCCGTGAGCTGCGGTGCGGGCGGATCTCGCACCGGCTCCAGATCGCCGCGAAGCGCGGGTCGCTCGCCGACAGCCCCGCCACGAGCTCCCGCAGGCGCGGGCTCCGGGGGTCGGCGTAGTACCGCAGCGCGGCGGCGAGCGTCTCGGCCGTCCGACGCCAGTCCGGCTCGGAGTGCGGGTCGGGGAAATGCTCGAACACCGAGACCAGGAGGTTGGAACCGATGCGCAGCTGGTCGGGTGCGAGCAACCGCCCCGGGGCGTTCACGGCGACGACGTCGAGGGTGCCGTTGAGGGCGTAGGCGGGGGTGTCGGCGTACAGGTCGACGAGCATCGCCACGCCCTCCGGGAGGTCGTCCTCCTCGGCCGACGGTGGGCCGTCGCCGGAAAGATCGGCGATGCGGTGGAGATACTCCTCGCCGGGGCCGTCGAGGAGCAGCGCACGGCCGAGCGCCGAGAGCACCTGCCGTGATGGCTGGTGACCGCGGCCCTGCTCGAGCCGCAGGTAGTAGTCGCTGCTGATGCCGGCGAGGTCTGCCACCTCGGTGCGCCGCAGGCCCCGCACGCGTCGGCGCGGCTCCCGCGCGATCCCCACCCGCTCGGGCGTCAACGACTCGCGGCGGTCGCGAAGGAACGCGGCCAACGGCCCCGCGGTGTCGTTCACATCAGCCTCCGGCGAGTAGTGGAATGCTCCCTCCAATTCTCCGTGGGAGCGGTTCCTCCCGTGCTGCACGAACGGACAGGAGTACGTCGCAACCGGACGAGTGCATTGAGAGCCCCCGGGGGCGACGGGATAGCGTTGCCTCATGGGTCGGCCTCGGCAGTACGACGAGCAGAATCTGCTCGATACGGCGCAGGAGCTGTTCTGGACGCGCGGATACGACCGGACCTCGCTCGAGGAGGTCGCCCGTGCATCCGGCGTCGGCACGAGCAGCCTCTACGCGCGCTACGGCAGCAAGCTCGGACTCTTCCTCCGCGTCTTCGGCCGCTACTGCGCGGCTCGCGTCGAGCTCGCCTCCGGCGGTCCGGCGGGACCCAGCGCCGACCTCGAAGCCGCCGCCTCGGAGTACCTCGACCGCGTCGTCTCCGACTGCCTCTCCTACGCGGACCGACGTGGATGCCTCATGCTCAACAGCATCGCCGAGCTCGGCGACCGGTTCCCCGAGGTCCTCGCGGTGGCGGACGCCGCGATCGACGAGATGGAGTCCGCGCTCACCGCACGGCTGTGCGAGACCGCTGACGCCCACCACATCGCCCTCTCGCCCGCAGACGCACGGCGCGCGGCCGAGACCACGGTGCTCGCCTCCCAGGGCATCGTGCAGCTCAGCCGCCTGCGTGTGCCGCCGCGGCGGTTGCGCGAGCTCGCGGCGCGTTCGTCGCGGCTGGTCGCACGCCCGGCCTGACGCCCGGGTGCCCGGGCCCGTCCGCAGCTTCGCCCGCGCCCGGCGGGGTCGGCGCCCGGGCCGTCGGTTCTACGCCAACAGACGCTCCGCGGTGCGCTCGCGCGGCAGCGGCACCGGCGTCACCGCGGCCGGCTCCTCGCGGCGCAGCTCCTCGTCCCACAGCCGCAGGAGCTTGAGGGTCAGGTGCAGCGTGCTCCGCTGCAGGCCGTCGGCCAGGGCCTCGCGGACGGCCTCCGGCATCTGCTCGAGCCGGTAGTACAGCGTCGTGCGGTGGATGTGCAGGCGCTGGCAGGCGACGGAGGCGCGCCCCGCGGCATCCAGGTACGCCTCGACGGTGTCGCGCTGCGTCGAGTCTTCCGCGGACGCGAGGACGAACGCCGCCGGGCACGCCTGCACGAGGAGCGAGCGCGAGCGGGGCAGCGTCTGCACGAGCGCCCAGCCGCCGAGGTCCTCGGCGCGCACCGAGGTCACCTGCTCGGGGAGGGTCGCGCGCAGGTGCGCGGAGCGGATCGCGCGCGAAACCGCGTCATCCACGTCGCCGTCGTCGGGCGACCCCGCCGCCAGCGCGAACCCCCGGGCGGTCATGCCCTGCGCGGCGGCCTCGGCATCCACCGCCCTGTTCCGGGCGTCGAGGTCGAGGGTGCGGGATGCCACGAAGATCGCGGCTCCTCGGTGGGCGCCGACGAACTGCACGGCACCGTGGAGGACGGTCGCCAGGCGGCGCCCGAACGCGACGATGCCCAGTTCCGGTGCCGGGTCGAGCACCACGGCGAGCAGCTCGATGCCGTCGGCGCGGCCGTCGATCCAGCGGCGGGAACGGAGCTCCCACAGCGCATCCCGACGCACGCTCGAGTCGTCGTCGATGAGGTTCGCGAACACGCGGTCGCGGCGCGCCGCGGGACTCGCGCCGGAGGCCATCTCGAGGAGGTGCACCGCGGCGTCGACCACGGCCCACTCGCGCGGCGAGAGGTCGGCACGCGCCGTTCCGCCGATGCGCAGCGCACCACCGCCGAACGCGATGTCGGCGTCGGCATCCGCGGGCTCATCGGCGCGGCGGAGGGTCACGCGTCGACCGAGGGCGTGGGACAACTGATCGATGATCTGCGGCGGGTGCATCGTGCGGCTCCTCACGTGCGGTCCGGGGTGGGTACGGCCCACGGTACGGACGCCCGCCGCGACGCGCGTGGCCCTCTGAGACCCACGGTGGAACGACGACGGCGCGCCCCGGGTGGGAGCGCGCCGTCGGATGCGGAGAACCGATCACTCCTGGATGAACGCCAGGATGTCGGGGTTGATCACGTCGGCGTGCGTCGTGAGCATGCCGTGCGGGTAGCCCTCGTAGATCTTGAGGGTCGAGTTCTGCAGCAGCTCGTGCTGCAGGAGCGCGGCGGCCTTGTACGGCACGACCTGGTCATCGTCGCCCTGGAGCACGAGCACCGGGACCGTGATGGCCTTGAGGTCCTCGGTCTGGTCGGTCTCGGAGAACGCCTTGATGCCGAGGTAGTGGGCCTGCGCGCTGCCGGTCATCCCCTGGCGCCACCAGTTGTCGATGACGGGCTGCGAGGCGGTGACGCCCTCA encodes:
- a CDS encoding glycosyltransferase, yielding MTTPATPAPSPSPDRPLRVLIGADTFLPHVNGAARFAERLAAGLVARGHDVHVMAPSDGHRNTGVFTEVIEGEPMTMHRLPSWRFLPHDWLTFVLPWRAKHYARRVLDDVKPDVVHIQSHIIIGRGLAREAKKRGIPLIATNHVMAENILDFTTLPDFLDRIFVKLAWADAKRTFALTRAVTTPTRRAADFLESTIDIHGVIPVSCGIDRSNYTADLEPRDANRILFVGRLTSEKGIDVVLHALAQLDPALNATFDVVGGGDQRRNLEQLAAQLGVADRVTFHGHASEEDLRSLYTRASVFAIASIAELQSIATMEAMASGLPIVAANAVALPHLVHDGENGYLFEPGDADELAARLTDVLTAEPDERRRMQQASLDGVRVHDIGRTLDTFEALYHGRPIPE
- a CDS encoding ABC transporter ATP-binding protein; translated protein: MSTPDALTEEERAELELAEQARQGSGDWNSVAPGKAAAFGPSFRRLIGLLRPYAWAFAFVSFLGAIGVVLAVLAPRVLGNATNIIFEGVVSKSLAQGFPEGTPKDTVVDALRSAGQGDVANIVSAMDNFQVGAGVDFDALRVVIVTVLAIYVGSSLLSWIQGYVINVIMVRTMWRLREDVEAKINRLPLSYFDKVQRGELISRVTNDIDNITQTMQQSLSSALTSVLTVVGVLIMMFSISWQLALVALVSLPLMAVIFGVIGPQSQKAFGEQWKKVGRLNARIEESFSGHALVKVYGREKDAREKFEVENDELFEASFKAQFLSGMIMPGMMFVGNLTYVGIAVLGGLMVAGGQIRLGDVQAFIQYSQQFTQPLSQLGGMAAVVQSGTASAERVFALLDAEEQDPDADDAPAHVEGRGVIEFQSVRFSYTPDRPLIRDLSFRVEPGQTVAIVGPTGAGKTTLVNLIMRFYELDGGRILLDGQDIADLRRDDVRSRTGMVLQDPWLFAGTIRDNIRYGRESATDEEIVEAAVATRVDQFVHSLPEGYDTVLDEDAANVSAGEKQLITIARAFVARPSVLILDEATSSVDTRTELLLQQAMAALREGRTSFVIAHRLSTIRDADLILVMEHGDIVEQGSHDELISAHGAYWRLYQSQFESAADDGAPVLDPSAARG
- a CDS encoding ABC transporter ATP-binding protein, which produces MLGKLLIRYLSRYRWLLVAILAFQAASAVATLYLPRLNADIINLGVAQGDTGYIWSRGAIMLVISLGQITASVIATYFAARAAMAAGRDIRRDVFECVSGFSERELSQFGAGSLITRNTNDVQQVQMLAMMGATMLVSAPLLAIGGIIMALQQDVGLSWLIGVAVPVLLVLVALIIARMVPLFRSYQTKLDAVNRIMREQLTGVRVVRAFVRERIEEERFRGANTDILVVGRKVGSLFVLLFPLAMLLLNVTVVGVIWFGGIQVDAGGVEIGTLFAFIQYVAQILGGVLMASFMTVMIPRAAVSAERITEVLDSDSTLRRPENPVAAFPAPGEVVFDDVAFAYPGAEAPVVSGISFTAAPGETVAIVGSTGAGKTTLVSLIPRLFDVTDGAVRVGGVDVREADLDELWRGIGLVPQRPFLFSGTVASNLRFGREEATDDELWRALEIAQGRDFVQEMEGGLEARIAQGGTNVSGGQRQRLAIARAIVHRPRILVFDDSFSALDLTTDARLRRALWEELPDVTKIVVAQRVSTITGADRIVVLEDGRMVGLGSHDELLQTSATYREIVESQLGVEA
- a CDS encoding potassium channel family protein, whose translation is MTLATVPPPVGRRGESAATRRWEAWTYWPLTGLALLWVVVYTAQVIGDIRGRWEGVTFTFMLAVQVVFAGDYLVRLLWARPRGVWFRAHLLDLAVVFVPILRPVRLLGALTRLTSFTRTAGSSVRAQLIIYGLGSVLLLIWQVALVVLQTERHAPGANIRTFGDALWWAVCTVTTVGYGDYAPVTVVGRLAAVVLMAGGVVLVGLIVATISSWASERVAHAHDRRRVQPDDAVDLAHPDR
- a CDS encoding GlxA family transcriptional regulator, with the translated sequence MDAERRRIGFLLFDGVKALDFVGPAEVFSEANLATEAYEILFFSPTGEGVEAFMGLRLGVDGAAADSGPLDTVIIPGSELAPAVFDDPELRAAILSLSQRSRRVASICSGAFGLAATGLLDGFPATTHWKFADMLADRYPLVAVDSERIYTRQGDIYTSAGVAAGIDLALALLEEDLGTDVARSVAQHLLVYMRRSAGQSQFSAALKLPAPRTPLAQAVAEYVSNDPTRPTTVTGLAAHVNVSPRHLTRVIREELGVTPSAYIATLRLELAVNQLENGRTVAESAAAAGFSSAAALRRAFVDRYRTTPSAYQRRFRASSVTDAPSPVEDDLPSPA
- a CDS encoding helix-turn-helix transcriptional regulator, whose protein sequence is MNDTAGPLAAFLRDRRESLTPERVGIAREPRRRVRGLRRTEVADLAGISSDYYLRLEQGRGHQPSRQVLSALGRALLLDGPGEEYLHRIADLSGDGPPSAEEDDLPEGVAMLVDLYADTPAYALNGTLDVVAVNAPGRLLAPDQLRIGSNLLVSVFEHFPDPHSEPDWRRTAETLAAALRYYADPRSPRLRELVAGLSASDPRFAAIWSRCEIRPHRSSRPMVHIEPHGWVRLHSETLAVPGTSGYTVTVFFAEPRTPGVAALRDLVARARAEDEGDAEYVASPSLASGVPRRQAL
- a CDS encoding TetR/AcrR family transcriptional regulator, encoding MGRPRQYDEQNLLDTAQELFWTRGYDRTSLEEVARASGVGTSSLYARYGSKLGLFLRVFGRYCAARVELASGGPAGPSADLEAAASEYLDRVVSDCLSYADRRGCLMLNSIAELGDRFPEVLAVADAAIDEMESALTARLCETADAHHIALSPADARRAAETTVLASQGIVQLSRLRVPPRRLRELAARSSRLVARPA
- a CDS encoding helix-turn-helix domain-containing protein — translated: MHPPQIIDQLSHALGRRVTLRRADEPADADADIAFGGGALRIGGTARADLSPREWAVVDAAVHLLEMASGASPAARRDRVFANLIDDDSSVRRDALWELRSRRWIDGRADGIELLAVVLDPAPELGIVAFGRRLATVLHGAVQFVGAHRGAAIFVASRTLDLDARNRAVDAEAAAQGMTARGFALAAGSPDDGDVDDAVSRAIRSAHLRATLPEQVTSVRAEDLGGWALVQTLPRSRSLLVQACPAAFVLASAEDSTQRDTVEAYLDAAGRASVACQRLHIHRTTLYYRLEQMPEAVREALADGLQRSTLHLTLKLLRLWDEELRREEPAAVTPVPLPRERTAERLLA